DNA sequence from the Tissierella sp. MB52-C2 genome:
TAAGACCTAGTAAGTGATCTTTCCTACCATTTAAAGCAGCCAAATTTCTAGCATATTCATCTCCATCTTTTAGACCTTCCTCATATGAATAATCTCTCTCTCCTAATTTAGCCACCTGAAATGCAGCTTCAAAAGATATTCTATAAGATTTTCTAAAGTCATCTATAAAACTATTTCTATGTTCTCTAGATTCTCTATCAAGCTCAAACATATTAATTAATTCCCTATCACTAGGAATATATCTTTCCCAATTATTCCTATTTCCCAATTGATATGCAATATATCCATCTATTCTACCCATTACAGTACCAAAATCTTCCGAACCATAAATTGTTGTAGTATCCTTATCATTTGATTTTATATTTTCTTTATATCCCTTCTCATAGCCTTCTAAATATCCATTTATAAAACTATCTACTACTGATTCTTCTTTATCCTTTAAATAATCACTATTTTCTACCTTTACATCATATCTAGTAGGTTTAATCTCATTATAGGGGGGAAATTTATTATCTATATTGTTTTTCAGTGCTTGATTTCTACCAGCAATCTCTCCTCTTTTAAAACCTTCTTGAAATACTTTATCAGTTTCTTTGGTAGAATTAGTATCCGCAAATACATTTATAGAACTAAATAATATAACAAATACTAATATCCAGCTTAACAAGCTATATCTTCTCATAATTTCACCTTCTTATCTCTTTTTTAGCACAAGAACTTTTCCAATGGGTAATTCATCACTTGCTTTTAATTCATTTAGCTTTAGTATTTCATTTTTATATTTAGTGTTTCCGTAATACAAATTACTTATTTTATCTATTGTATCTCCTTCCTTTACTACATGGAATGTATAATTTCCTATACTTACATCTTTACCATCTTCATCTATATTTCTTTCATAAAGAGCCTGTAGTTTATCAATTAAAATCACACCATAATCTTCTCTGTTTTTAGGTATTTCAAGATATATTTTCTCTAGTTTCAATGGATATAAACTTATATCCTCTGGAGGAGTAGTTTCTATATACTTCCATCCAGTCCAACTTATTCCCTCAGAAATAGGTATTAAAATATCCTCTCCCATTTGCCCCTTAAAGTTTAGACCTATGGTAGCAGGTGAATAATCATAGGAATATAACCATAATCCAATACTATTTGGAGGATATTTTAGATTTATATTACTTCTAGTAATATCTATAAATCCACGATTTTCTTCCTCCACTGCCACAATATTATATTCAAACCTTAAGGAATATTTCTTAGATTTTGATTTAGTAGATTGCCCCACATTTCCTTTAACTAAATCTTGAGAAGGCAAGAAAAACGTATTTCTATTTTCAAAATCCAATAGAGTTTCTTCGATGTAAGGATTGACTTCTTTTATTTTTACTATATCCTCTGATGGAGTACCAGTTTCTATAATACTATCAGTATAATCTTTGTAAGGTAAAAAAGGAGTAATTTTTTGTTCCAATTTTTCAGTATCTATA
Encoded proteins:
- a CDS encoding LysM domain-containing protein, which gives rise to MKVQKTWKKKLETRKLTKNEKFLLSILGIILVVWGSYRFIIAPQAHKLSTLNAQKLEYQEKIDEINFILRKEETINKEWDILHKEKEDIISRYFPKLDQAQIIYLLNDLVEKDSISAVDMNFNRPSYEDIGDFQVKNMDISVPYKGDYTGVVDIIRALKNSPRKILLDSLTIDRDNEGKLNGNISLRVYSLDGIADTDNDIVYIDTEKLEQKITPFLPYKDYTDSIIETGTPSEDIVKIKEVNPYIEETLLDFENRNTFFLPSQDLVKGNVGQSTKSKSKKYSLRFEYNIVAVEEENRGFIDITRSNINLKYPPNSIGLWLYSYDYSPATIGLNFKGQMGEDILIPISEGISWTGWKYIETTPPEDISLYPLKLEKIYLEIPKNREDYGVILIDKLQALYERNIDEDGKDVSIGNYTFHVVKEGDTIDKISNLYYGNTKYKNEILKLNELKASDELPIGKVLVLKKR